In Parambassis ranga unplaced genomic scaffold, fParRan2.1 scaffold_171_arrow_ctg1, whole genome shotgun sequence, the following proteins share a genomic window:
- the LOC114429604 gene encoding uncharacterized protein LOC114429604 isoform X1, whose amino-acid sequence MDVRERAQLYREAAQVSVSAEVDWLTSRRNQEVLRELSPNDMLCEDPNLLLEYNKLMGYLMGYLCVLTGHRSVVMTNMTKENVLNAERTKHGFHITVDEHKTVRTYGQASLFVTTTEHSWLRKLIEILSVQKIHDDCSYVFASIRGNQIVKPVHFLQAAWRDAGLGGIITFNKIRSSASTQASKYLTVEEKEKLAKAMCHDTKTAERFYVALPDKKEASKVRDLRLRAMNMAMADVEERSPTEDETTEDEDEPVLESEGYSSPTFLSEDSETARKRGREFLPNMSVDVQPEPCSDEDELPCGQSRATKRKLHFKFEGVGTGMSDPVEQFDAKKSSHSKSMQHRSFCISCCKANSGGRGDSNESGNRTVGQKTNFRQF is encoded by the exons ATGGATGTCAgagagcgagcacagctttaccggGAGGCAGCGCAG GTAAGCGTGTCGGCAGAGGTCGATTGGCTAACGTCTCGGAGGAACCAGGAAGTGCTTCGTGAGCTCTCCCCGAATG ACATGCTCTGTGAAGATCCAAACTTGCTTCTTGAGTATAACAAACTGATGGGCTACCTCATGGGCTACCTGTGTGTCCTGACGGGACACAGATCTGTTGTCATGACAAACATGACCAAGGAAAATGTCTTGAACGCAGAACGTACCAAGCATGGATTCCATATCACA GTTGACGAACACAAAACTGTGCGTACATATGGACAGGCATCCTTGTTTGTCACCACGACCGAGCATTCCTGGCTGAGAAAATTGATAGAGATCCTCTCTGTCCAAAAGATTCATGACGATTGCAGTTATGTCTTTGCATCCATCCGTGGGAACCAAATTGTGAAACCTGTCCACTTCCTTCAAGCTGCCTGGAGAGATGCTGGCCTGGGAGGTATTATCACTTTCAACAAGATACGGAGCAGTGCCTCCACCCAA GCCAGCAAATATCTCACTGtcgaggaaaaagaaaagctggctAAGGCTATGTGTCATGATACAAAAACCGCTGAGCGTTTCTACGTGGCGCTGCCTGACAAGAAGGAAGCCTCAAAAGTTAGAGATTTAAGATTGAGGGCGATGAACATGGCTATGGCAGATGTGGAAGAAAGAAGCCCCACTGAGGACGAAACaactgaagatgaggatgagccCGTCTTGGAAAGTGAGGGATACAGTTCACCAACATTTCTCTCTGAGGATTCAGAAACGGCTCGTAAAAGGGGAAGGGAGTTCCTCCCTAACATGTCTGTGGATGTCCAACCAGAACCTTGCAGCGACGAGGATGAGTTACCGTGCGGACAATCACGTGCAACTAAGAGGAAACTACACTTTAAATTTGAAGGAGTTGGCACTGGAATGTCTGACCCTGTGGAACAGTTTGATGCTAAGAAATCCAGCCACAGTAAATCCATGCAGCACAGAAGTTTCTGCATCTCATGCTGTAAAGCCAACTCAGGTGGTAGAGGAGACTCAAATGAGTCAGGAAACCGAACTGTAGGTCAGAAAACCAACTTTAGACAGTTTTGa